A window from Streptomyces sp. NBC_00335 encodes these proteins:
- a CDS encoding MFS transporter: MSLLRHQGFRCLWVGQTASQFGTHVNRVAMPLVAMTALAATPFEMGLLYAVQSVAFLVIGLPAGVLVDRMPPRTVMVLSDVVRALLLLSVPLAWWLDCLTLSQLLVIGLLGGCATVFFDVAYQSYLVPLVGPAHLTEGNARLESSRTVAQVAGPAAGGGLTGLMSSANAVGVQALCYLVSAASLNRIREESPPPAARARKPMIPEIKAGLRYVLGDPLMRALTGTSATFNFFYAVASPLLVVLLVDAMNQPDWAAGALMASGGIGGFVGAISARKISDWAGPARVIWLSLAACMPFGFLLPLGSGGWGTVLFGVSWFIVNFGLVIYNVAQVSFRQRICPPEMLSRMNATVRFLIWGVLPLGGLIGGALGEWGGVRLAVAVAVAGMALSTLWVLASPLRTMRDLPAMATSS; the protein is encoded by the coding sequence ATGAGCCTGCTGCGGCACCAGGGCTTCCGCTGCCTGTGGGTCGGGCAGACCGCGAGCCAGTTCGGTACGCATGTCAACCGGGTGGCCATGCCGTTGGTCGCGATGACCGCGCTGGCCGCGACGCCGTTCGAGATGGGCCTGCTGTACGCCGTACAGTCCGTCGCCTTCCTGGTCATCGGGCTGCCGGCCGGTGTCCTGGTCGACCGGATGCCGCCTCGCACGGTCATGGTCCTCTCGGACGTCGTCCGGGCGCTGTTGCTGCTCAGCGTCCCCTTGGCATGGTGGCTGGACTGCCTGACCTTGAGCCAGTTGCTGGTCATCGGCCTGCTCGGCGGTTGCGCCACGGTCTTCTTCGACGTCGCCTACCAGTCCTACCTGGTACCGCTGGTGGGCCCGGCCCATCTGACGGAGGGCAACGCACGTCTGGAGAGCAGTCGCACGGTGGCCCAGGTAGCCGGCCCCGCGGCCGGAGGCGGCCTGACCGGCCTGATGTCCTCGGCGAACGCGGTGGGGGTACAGGCCTTGTGCTACCTCGTGTCTGCCGCCAGCCTGAACCGCATCCGGGAAGAATCCCCGCCACCGGCAGCACGCGCCCGCAAGCCCATGATTCCCGAGATCAAGGCCGGTCTGCGCTATGTGCTCGGCGACCCGCTCATGCGGGCGCTCACCGGCACTTCAGCAACGTTCAACTTCTTCTACGCAGTTGCTTCGCCGCTGCTGGTGGTGTTGCTCGTCGATGCCATGAACCAGCCGGATTGGGCGGCCGGTGCTCTGATGGCCTCCGGCGGGATCGGCGGATTCGTCGGTGCGATATCCGCCCGCAAGATATCCGACTGGGCCGGGCCCGCCCGGGTGATCTGGCTGTCCCTCGCCGCCTGCATGCCCTTCGGCTTCTTGCTTCCGCTCGGATCAGGTGGCTGGGGAACCGTGCTGTTCGGCGTTTCGTGGTTCATCGTGAATTTCGGGCTGGTCATCTACAACGTGGCGCAGGTCAGCTTCCGCCAGAGGATCTGCCCCCCGGAGATGCTGTCCAGGATGAACGCCACCGTTCGCTTCCTGATCTGGGGCGTCCTCCCGCTCGGCGGGCTCATCGGCGGCGCCCTTGGCGAATGGGGCGGCGTGCGGTTGGCAGTGGCCGTAGCCGTGGCAGGAATGGCCCTGTCCACTCTGTGGGTCCTCGCATCGCCGCTGCGCACCATGCGTGACCTGCCCGCGATGGCCACGAGTTCCTGA
- a CDS encoding ATP-grasp domain-containing protein: MKNKETVCVIVDAYSSGALLPAAFHAYGLPTVHVRNRVEEYAPWAHPERAAGVIEVIDFHGDYEGVTARLDSYHVAHVVSGLESGVYVADHLAHLLGVPTGNGIELTAAKREKAAMVEVVRNAGIRHARSAQVTTAAEARVFAAAGEGYPIVLKPLQSAATNGVELVHSAAESDAYFARRLGTTDMWGNSNEAFLAQEMLVGEEYMVDVVSVSGHHRVIEVWRADKSVVDGSRIYDLSALIAPDSPVWPVLTDYVTTVLDAFGISWGPTHTEVMLTESGPVLIELGARLHGGIAPGITLPVYGSNLALMTAAAYTAPDHFLAATEQPLPHRATLAQVALHCPRDGVLKADLDLREVRELPSFHSMRLKGAVGPVRKTRDLVSSFGSVYLAHPDAGQVHDDYQRIRDLEKNDLYAAIV; this comes from the coding sequence ATGAAGAACAAAGAAACCGTCTGTGTGATTGTCGATGCCTACAGCAGCGGAGCGTTGTTGCCCGCAGCATTCCACGCCTACGGCCTCCCGACGGTGCATGTGCGCAACCGCGTTGAGGAATATGCCCCGTGGGCGCACCCCGAACGGGCGGCAGGGGTGATCGAAGTCATCGACTTCCACGGTGACTACGAAGGCGTGACGGCCCGCCTCGATTCCTACCACGTCGCACACGTGGTGTCCGGCCTGGAAAGCGGCGTCTACGTGGCCGACCACCTGGCCCACCTCCTTGGTGTACCTACGGGAAATGGCATCGAGCTGACTGCGGCCAAGCGCGAGAAGGCAGCGATGGTCGAAGTGGTGCGCAACGCCGGAATCCGGCACGCTCGCTCGGCGCAGGTCACCACGGCCGCGGAGGCACGCGTCTTCGCTGCCGCGGGCGAGGGCTACCCGATCGTGCTGAAGCCGCTGCAGAGCGCGGCGACGAACGGTGTCGAGTTGGTGCACTCGGCTGCCGAGAGCGATGCCTACTTCGCCCGCAGGCTCGGCACCACCGACATGTGGGGCAACTCCAACGAGGCCTTCCTTGCCCAGGAGATGCTAGTGGGCGAGGAGTACATGGTGGACGTGGTCTCCGTGAGCGGTCACCATCGCGTCATCGAGGTGTGGCGGGCCGACAAGAGCGTGGTCGACGGCTCCCGGATCTACGATCTGAGCGCTCTCATCGCGCCTGACAGTCCGGTGTGGCCGGTACTCACCGACTACGTGACCACGGTGCTGGACGCCTTCGGCATCAGCTGGGGCCCCACCCACACCGAGGTGATGCTCACCGAGTCCGGCCCCGTGCTCATCGAACTCGGCGCTCGGCTGCACGGCGGCATCGCCCCGGGCATCACCCTCCCGGTCTACGGCTCGAACCTTGCGCTGATGACAGCGGCCGCGTACACCGCCCCCGACCACTTCCTGGCCGCCACCGAGCAGCCCCTCCCCCACCGGGCGACGCTGGCACAGGTGGCGCTGCACTGCCCGCGCGATGGTGTGCTGAAGGCCGACCTGGACCTCCGCGAGGTCCGGGAACTTCCGTCCTTCCACTCCATGCGCCTCAAGGGTGCGGTCGGGCCCGTCCGCAAGACGCGTGACTTGGTCAGCTCCTTCGGGTCGGTCTACCTGGCCCACCCTGATGCCGGCCAGGTTCACGACGACTACCAGCGGATCCGGGACCTGGAGAAGAACGACCTGTACGCGGCGATCGTATGA
- a CDS encoding aspartate aminotransferase family protein — MDFDPFPFTVASAAGCHLTDIDGQVYLDYLGDYSVGLAGHNPEAVREAVASVLENGWSFGAVAAEEAEVARLLCERFESMDLVRFTSSGTEANLAAISLALKSTGRNKLLVFDGGYHGGFLSFSRGRPSLNVPFDSVICDYNDLESVREAFRQWPEQIGCVLVEPMLGSGGRIQAAPDFLKGLRALCDENGSVLVFDEVQTSRMSYGGAQSLLGVRPDLTTLGKYIGGGFGFGVVGGAEKLMLQIARGGERSYDHSGTFNNNRFSMAASSAMLGTVLTRAALDGLFERGEELRKRADTLLRCHGFQATGWGSLMGIHPTDVSVDRASDLAGTDRRPVELLFHELLERGIYIGKSGFVTLSLPQTTETDESFLTALESAMQAVSAVSPRLA, encoded by the coding sequence TTGGACTTCGATCCTTTCCCTTTCACCGTCGCCTCCGCGGCCGGCTGTCATCTCACGGATATCGACGGCCAGGTGTACCTCGACTACCTGGGCGATTACAGCGTCGGCCTCGCAGGGCACAATCCCGAAGCGGTACGAGAAGCTGTCGCATCGGTCCTGGAGAACGGCTGGTCGTTCGGGGCGGTCGCAGCGGAAGAGGCCGAAGTCGCGCGGCTCCTGTGCGAGCGCTTCGAATCGATGGACCTCGTCCGGTTCACCAGCTCGGGCACCGAGGCCAATCTGGCGGCGATCTCACTCGCCCTGAAGTCGACCGGGCGGAACAAGCTCCTGGTGTTCGACGGCGGATACCACGGTGGCTTCCTCAGCTTCAGCCGTGGGCGCCCGTCCCTGAACGTTCCCTTCGACTCCGTCATCTGCGACTACAACGACCTCGAGTCCGTGCGCGAGGCATTCCGTCAGTGGCCCGAGCAGATCGGGTGCGTGCTGGTGGAGCCGATGCTGGGTTCCGGGGGGCGCATCCAGGCAGCTCCGGATTTCCTGAAGGGGCTCAGGGCGCTCTGTGACGAGAACGGGTCCGTGCTCGTCTTCGACGAGGTTCAGACCTCCCGCATGTCGTACGGCGGGGCCCAGTCGCTGCTCGGTGTCCGCCCCGACCTGACGACTCTGGGCAAGTACATCGGCGGCGGGTTCGGATTCGGCGTGGTCGGTGGTGCGGAGAAGCTGATGCTTCAGATCGCGCGGGGCGGGGAGCGGTCCTACGACCACTCGGGCACCTTCAACAACAACCGGTTCTCCATGGCGGCCAGTTCGGCCATGCTGGGCACCGTACTGACGCGGGCGGCCCTCGACGGGCTGTTCGAGCGTGGCGAAGAGCTGCGGAAGCGTGCCGACACCCTGCTGCGGTGCCACGGATTCCAGGCCACCGGCTGGGGGTCCCTCATGGGGATCCACCCCACCGACGTGTCCGTCGACCGCGCCTCGGACCTGGCCGGCACGGACCGGCGGCCGGTGGAGCTCCTGTTCCACGAGTTGCTGGAACGCGGCATCTACATCGGCAAGAGCGGCTTCGTCACCCTGTCGCTGCCGCAGACAACAGAGACCGACGAGTCCTTCCTGACTGCCCTGGAGAGCGCCATGCAGGCCGTCTCGGCCGTCAGTCCGCGACTCGCCTAG
- a CDS encoding NAD/NADP octopine/nopaline dehydrogenase family protein, producing MSDIVIIGAGHVGLTLLADLELTKSRHGLSTHLLSIENSTAMEERSRNWTRLVMENLVTGSTETCSLSRSQFGSIWSPEGLRKLNCAGIIVVTVPDIPHLRLKLLDHLEHSVDLSGKVIVFVRGGQGGQPVLAKWIRDSPHLRDTSVILVEDSFYGTRVIGSRVQFKRKISVNVAIYSLAPEAALAALRRMFPLGDQIGRPSWPDMHVCGGIDLLFNPLGYIIHVGVALARENLEKTRKGIRYTHYIDGISPALAERLDRLDKERVLLARELGAEAQEFPEIIQRQYGLPPQDSFYAMMQSCRGIYRSLSSGSIEELRDSRVLLEDVPAFYTIRWLADSIGLEMPHTEAYFREVLAGLQDIGAESSDYTMYLPYLEKIDTGIEGVKQLLHHPHGAAAIPQLV from the coding sequence ATGTCTGACATCGTCATCATTGGCGCAGGACACGTCGGCCTCACCCTGCTGGCAGACCTGGAACTGACGAAGTCCCGCCACGGACTCAGTACCCATCTCCTCTCCATCGAGAATTCAACCGCGATGGAGGAGCGCAGCAGGAACTGGACCAGGCTGGTCATGGAAAACCTCGTGACCGGTTCGACGGAAACCTGTTCACTGTCCAGGAGTCAATTCGGTTCGATCTGGAGCCCGGAAGGCCTCCGGAAGCTGAATTGCGCCGGCATCATCGTCGTGACGGTGCCCGACATACCGCACCTCCGACTGAAACTTCTGGATCACCTTGAGCATTCGGTTGACCTTTCGGGAAAGGTGATCGTCTTTGTGCGCGGAGGCCAGGGTGGACAGCCTGTCCTGGCGAAGTGGATCAGAGATTCCCCCCATCTGCGGGACACTTCGGTCATCCTTGTCGAAGACTCGTTCTACGGAACGCGCGTGATCGGATCGCGCGTCCAGTTCAAGCGCAAGATCTCCGTGAACGTGGCGATCTACTCCCTTGCTCCGGAAGCTGCGCTGGCCGCACTGCGCCGCATGTTCCCGCTCGGCGACCAGATCGGCAGACCGTCCTGGCCGGACATGCATGTCTGCGGCGGGATCGATCTGCTCTTCAATCCGCTGGGTTACATCATCCATGTGGGGGTTGCCCTTGCCCGGGAAAACCTGGAGAAGACGCGCAAGGGCATCAGGTACACGCACTACATCGATGGCATCTCACCTGCACTCGCCGAAAGGCTCGATCGGCTCGACAAGGAGCGTGTCCTGTTGGCGCGCGAGCTCGGAGCCGAAGCGCAGGAGTTCCCCGAGATCATCCAACGGCAGTACGGTCTCCCACCGCAGGACTCCTTCTACGCGATGATGCAGTCGTGCCGCGGGATCTACCGATCGCTCTCCAGCGGAAGCATTGAAGAGCTGCGGGATTCACGGGTTCTCCTGGAGGACGTTCCCGCTTTTTACACGATCCGCTGGCTGGCCGATTCGATCGGCTTGGAGATGCCGCACACGGAAGCATACTTCCGCGAGGTACTGGCCGGTTTGCAGGACATCGGGGCGGAATCCTCGGACTACACGATGTACCTGCCCTACCTCGAGAAGATCGACACCGGCATCGAGGGCGTAAAGCAGCTGCTCCACCATCCACATGGCGCTGCCGCCATTCCACAGCTCGTGTAG
- a CDS encoding TauD/TfdA family dioxygenase encodes MRTMPSLDLTLEDQSRLTDLVETVLANCPGQTEFRYLSYARQQLDVRGELPFVDAAFTASGGDPVHVRNLPQFDDVEKSKILCLLLGEAIGTCVAYAEYNHSYITDIRPTTLSSEKSSGTDLLSMHNDLAWASDNCRPRTLVLVPHVAAGEVPKTLLAPARDVLAVLSEDTKDALRLRHFEARSGSALSWGHERVRRMELLVEEEGKPPVIRLNFGTYTPAAGLDGSERERASKALTELSRAALEVGRQYGISILKGESVLIPNDHCVHGRDTIQPGKCERLLLRSYVLPDAIAARHGNSMVQLSS; translated from the coding sequence ATGCGCACCATGCCAAGCCTCGACCTGACGCTTGAGGATCAGAGCCGTCTCACCGACCTCGTCGAGACGGTCTTGGCGAACTGCCCGGGCCAAACCGAGTTCCGCTATCTCTCCTACGCACGCCAGCAGCTCGACGTGCGCGGTGAACTCCCCTTCGTGGACGCAGCGTTCACCGCTTCAGGTGGGGACCCCGTGCACGTGCGGAACCTGCCGCAGTTCGACGACGTCGAGAAGAGCAAGATCCTCTGCCTGTTGCTCGGAGAAGCGATCGGGACCTGCGTCGCGTACGCCGAGTACAACCACTCGTACATCACCGACATCCGGCCGACCACGCTTTCGTCGGAGAAGAGCTCCGGCACCGACCTGCTGAGCATGCACAACGACCTCGCCTGGGCGAGCGACAACTGCCGCCCGCGCACGCTGGTGCTCGTACCGCACGTGGCTGCCGGGGAGGTCCCGAAGACGCTCCTGGCGCCGGCGCGCGACGTGCTCGCGGTCCTGTCCGAGGACACCAAGGACGCCTTGCGACTCCGGCACTTCGAGGCCCGTTCGGGATCGGCACTGTCCTGGGGACACGAGCGGGTGCGGCGTATGGAGCTGCTCGTGGAAGAAGAGGGGAAGCCTCCGGTGATCCGCCTCAACTTCGGCACGTACACCCCGGCCGCCGGCCTCGACGGCTCCGAGCGGGAGCGGGCGTCGAAGGCCCTGACCGAGCTGAGCCGCGCCGCCCTCGAGGTCGGCCGGCAGTACGGCATCTCGATCCTCAAGGGTGAGTCGGTGCTGATTCCCAATGACCACTGTGTACACGGCCGGGACACGATCCAGCCGGGCAAGTGCGAGCGGCTGCTCCTTCGGTCCTACGTCCTGCCGGATGCCATCGCGGCACGGCACGGCAACAGCATGGTCCAGCTCAGCAGCTAA
- a CDS encoding TauD/TfdA family dioxygenase, which yields MESITAGTVSFTSGFPSLVQLTQQESNPAKILAHLEPEQRELAGRLLQETGAVLFRGFGVLSIDEFEDAAGSLLGELAAYKGGDAPRHAERGLVYNASGPDKTRAVRAHNELSYAPWHPGTLIFGCSVVAEEGGATTIVDGRRVYAELPPEVREAFRDRGVTYIQHLPNAVGDPSGIKSWAETFETDSKDEVMEHCRASYTSAKWTPLGLLTTNRTPGTFEVGADKRQAWFNQTHIWRKDPSTVPDVTDMERWETWIGYGATFGDGSEIPSEYMELVQRTLNECEVPVQWEAGDVLLVDNRAAMHGRRPYSGERQVFVAFA from the coding sequence ATGGAAAGCATTACCGCGGGAACAGTTTCATTCACATCCGGGTTCCCTTCGCTTGTTCAATTGACTCAACAAGAGTCGAACCCGGCGAAAATCTTGGCACATCTCGAACCCGAGCAGCGAGAGCTGGCAGGGCGCCTTCTCCAAGAAACCGGAGCCGTGCTCTTCCGCGGATTCGGCGTGCTGTCGATCGACGAGTTCGAGGATGCCGCCGGCAGCCTGCTCGGTGAGCTCGCGGCCTACAAGGGCGGCGATGCCCCTCGCCACGCGGAAAGAGGCCTGGTCTACAACGCTTCCGGGCCCGACAAGACCCGTGCCGTAAGGGCGCACAACGAGCTGTCTTACGCCCCTTGGCACCCTGGGACGCTCATCTTCGGATGCAGCGTGGTGGCCGAGGAAGGCGGGGCGACCACGATCGTGGACGGCCGCCGCGTGTACGCGGAGCTTCCGCCCGAGGTCCGGGAGGCCTTCAGGGACCGCGGGGTCACCTACATCCAGCACCTGCCGAACGCGGTGGGCGATCCCAGTGGAATCAAGTCCTGGGCGGAGACCTTCGAGACAGACTCGAAGGACGAGGTCATGGAGCATTGCCGGGCCAGCTACACGTCCGCCAAGTGGACTCCGCTCGGCCTTCTGACCACCAATCGGACACCCGGCACGTTCGAAGTCGGCGCGGACAAGCGCCAGGCCTGGTTCAACCAGACCCACATCTGGCGCAAGGACCCCAGCACCGTTCCCGATGTGACGGACATGGAGCGCTGGGAGACCTGGATCGGATACGGCGCCACGTTCGGGGACGGTAGCGAGATCCCCAGCGAGTACATGGAACTGGTGCAGCGCACGCTGAACGAGTGCGAGGTGCCGGTGCAGTGGGAGGCCGGTGACGTGCTTCTCGTCGACAACCGCGCGGCGATGCACGGCCGGCGGCCCTACAGCGGCGAGCGTCAGGTCTTCGTCGCGTTCGCCTGA